The Antedon mediterranea chromosome 7, ecAntMedi1.1, whole genome shotgun sequence genome has a segment encoding these proteins:
- the LOC140055290 gene encoding glycerol-3-phosphate phosphatase-like, with product MSSLNCQQLTTKNAWEFLDSIDTVLIDCDGVLWNSNDTIDGAVETIQMLRKMGKQPIFVTNNSTKSRRQYIEKFNRLGFTVSEDEIFGTAYVAGLYLKHKLKFSGKIYLIGGSGLAEELTIQGIPFIGPGYDHVEEGEDVHNWTNIELDPEVRGVLVGFDPLISFRKVCRAASYLTDPSVPYIATNLDGRLPIPNKGRVIPGTGCLVDFVTKAAARQPTVVGKPNELMFQCVKEKFPLINPERTVMVGDRLDTDILLGKNCNLKTLMVLTGISSLEDVQHNQQSTSQSLQKLVPDFYLPAFGDLHKLVKKE from the exons ATGTCTTCTTTAAACTGTCAGCAGTTGACCACTAAAAATGCTTGGGAGTTTCTTGACTCGATAGACACTGTGCTCATCGATTGTGATG GTGTATTGTGGAATTCAAATGACACAATCGATGGTGCAGTTGAAACTATCCAGATGCTTAGAAAGATG GGTAAACAGCCAATATTTGTGACAAATAATAGTACGAAGTCAAGACGACAGTATATAGAAAAGTTCAATAGATTAGGCTTCACAGTGTCAGAG GATGAGATATTTGGCACTGCATATGTAGCTGGTCTGTACCTTAAACACAAGTTAAAGTTCAGTGGAAAGATCTATCTGATTGGTGGATCAGGGCTCGCTGAAGAATTGACAATACAAGGAATTCCGTTTATTGGTCCAGGA TATGACCATGTTGAGGAGGGTGAAGACGTCCACAACTGGACCAATATTGAACTAGATCCAGAG gTGCGAGGTGTGCTTGTTGGTTTTGATCCTTTGATTTCATTTCGTAAAGTTTGTCGTGCTGCAAGTTACCTTACTGACCCTAGTGTTCCATACATAGCCACTAACCTAGATGGCAGATTACCTATACCAAACAAGGGTAGAGTTATTCCAG GTACTGGATGTTTAGTAGACTTCGTAACAAAAGCTGCTGCTAGGCAACCAACTGTGGTTGGCAAACCCAATGAACTAATGTTTCAATGTGTCAAAGAAAA GTTTCCATTGATTAATCCTGAAAGAACTGTCATGGTTGGTGATAGGTTAGATACAGATATTTTACTTGGCAAGAATTGTAATCTGAAGACACTTATGGTTTTAACTGGTATATCAAGTTTGGAAGATGTCCAACATAATCAGCAAAGCACATCTCAATCCCTCCAAAAACTAGTTCCAGATTTCTACCTTCCTGCATTTGGGGACTTACACAAATTGGTCAAAAAAGAGTGA
- the LOC140054687 gene encoding transmembrane protein 183-like has protein sequence MHNKKRKNNRQCRRHPAKFHVMSKIQEGSITLNDYANTSTAYSSDRNVKKLNCSITKKVKSMDIVDVTQKKLQENLNWYEKNFDDEFEIENLEELDVIEDERLDVNSNVQPNVVHHEEAMVSEGLVYPPDIWFQLSKYIAPEDVWRFACLCHDACAVTNTVAFWRSLYLRHRDPKIKLPQSLSKELIEGTYGVRYITICALYLMYEPLRRKTVINSPIGEGTVSPYSLKNQICKYIWSQGNPGAEFTYYLMFEEHVSKKNKPLQFDKDIYASNYSYQTILKVFCRSYQNLPQAEIMGLQLADVFFNVSGDMRNHKLRLVFQSERTRRRGNPSLTTTVLDPVVWVRIIHWWHPQFRNCIECIK, from the exons atgcataataagaaaagaaaaaataatcgACAATGTAGACGACATCCCGCTAAATTCCATGTAATGTCTAAAATTCAAGAAGGCT cTATAACTTTAAATGACTATGCCAACACATCAACAGCTTATTCATCAGACAGAAATGTGAAGAAGCTGAATTGCTCTATCACAAAGAAAG TTAAAAGCATGGACATAGTTGATGTTACTCAAAAAAAGTTGCAAGAAAACCTGAATTGGTATGAAAAAAACTTTGATGATgaatttgaaattgaaaatctTGAAGAGCTAGATGTCATTGAAGATGAGCGGTTAGATGTCAATAGCAACGTGCAGCCAAACGTTGTCCATCATGAAGAGGCGATGGTTAGTGAAGGATTAGTTTATCCTCCAGATATCTGGTTCCAGTTGTCTAAGTACATTGCACCGGAGGACGTCTGGAGGTTTGCTTGTTTATGTCATGATGCTTGTGCAGTAACAAATACTGTAGCATTCTGGAGGTCTCTCTATTTAAG ACATAGAGATCCGAAAATTAAGCTTCCACAGAGTTTGTCTAAAGAGCTAATTGAGGGAACTTATGGAGTCCGATACATCACAATATGTGCCTTATATCTAATGTATGAACCATTGCGTAGAAAAACTGTCATCAACAGCCCTATTGGAGAAGGAACTGTAAGTccatattcattaaaaaaccAGATATGTAAGTACATATGGTCACAAGGAAACCCAGGTGCGGAATTTACATATTACCTGATGTTTGAAGAACATGTTTCTAAAAAGAATAAACCATTGCAATTTGACAAGGACATTTATGCCAGTAACTATAGCTATCAGAcaattttaaaagtgttttgCCGTAGCTATCAAAATCTACCACAAGCCGAAATCATGGGATTGCAACTAGCTGATGTTTTTTTCAACGTTAGCGGTGACATGCGAAATCATAAATTGAGGCTCGTTTTTCAGAGCGAAAGAACACGTCGGCGTGGTAATCCAAGCCTCACAACAACAGTGCTAGATCCGGTTGTATGGGTTCGAATCATACATTGGTGGCATCCACAGTTTCGCAATTGTATAGAATGTATAAAGTGA
- the LOC140054822 gene encoding uncharacterized protein produces the protein MSYSHHRDLGTIDCKVYVGELGSGAAKHELERSFGVYGPLRNVWVARNPPGFAFVEFDNPHDARDACRNLDGRIVCNRRIRVEMSSGRSRRGRGGGGGGGGRGPPRRSGRYRSRSRSPRRGYQSRGRFRSRSRSRSRGKRSRSRSGSHKSGSRSPIRDSKKSRSRSRSRSRSRSRSRSPNHNGTNSIKELSKSPSLKQEQDDDE, from the exons ATGTCATACTCACACCATAGAGATCTTGGTACCATTGATTGTAAAGTTTATGTTGGTGAATTGGGATCTGGGGCAGCTAAACATGAATTAGAACGTTCATTTGGTGTATATGGACCTTTAAGGAATGTTTGGGTAGCCAGAAACCCACCAGGCTTTGCCTTTGTCGAATTTGATAACCCTCATGATGCAAGAGATGCTTGCCGTAATCTCGATGGACG AATTGTTTGTAACCGGAGAATCCGAGTTGAGATGTCATCAGGAAGATCACGGAGAGGGCGTGGTggaggtggtggtggtggtgggcGTGGTCCTCCTCGTAGAAGTGGTCGATACAGAAGCAG ATCCAGATCACCTCGTCGAGGATACCAAAGTCGTGGACGATTTCGAAGCCGTAGCCGAAGCAG ATCTCGTGGCAAGAGATCCAGGTCAAGATCTGGATCACATAAATCAGGATCAAGGTCACCTATAAGAGATTCAAAGAA AAGCCGTTCTCGTTCCCGCTCTAGATCACGTTCAAGATCACGCTCGCGAAGCCCAAACCACAATGGCACTAACAGCATAAAGGAATTGAGCAAATCGCCAAGCCTGAAACAGGAACAAGACGACGATGAATAG